GGGCACAACGGCTTCTTCAGCTCACCGGACGGCACCGAGAACTGGATCGTCTACCACGCCAACAGCGCCTCCGACGGGGGCTGCGGAAACGGCCGGACGACCCGCGCCCAGAAGTTCACCTGGAACGCCGACGGCACACCGGACTTCGGCGCCCCGGTCGCGCTCGGCACGTCGCTCCCCGGCCCGTCCGGCGAGACGGCGACGACGCCCACGGCGTACACCCTCGTCAACCGCAACAGCGGCAAGTGCCTGGACCTCGACGGCGGTTCCGGCGCCAACGGCACGAACATCCTCCAGTGGACCTGCAACGGCGGGGCCAACCAGAAGTGGCGCGTCGAGGACCAGGGCGACGACACCAGCCGGCTGGTCAACGCCGCCACCGGCGGGGTGATGGACACCGCCGACTGCTCCGCCGCCGACGGCGCGGACCTGCGTCAGTGGTCCTGGCTCAACAACAAGTGCCAGCGCTTCCGGCTCGTCTTCACCGCGACCGGTGACTACGTCCGGATCGTCAACGAGAACAGCGGCAAGGTCGCCGACGTCGCGAACTGCCAGACCGTGAACGGCGCCGACGTACGGCAGTGGACCTGGCTGAACAACAACTGCCAGCAGTGGCGCCTCGTGCCCGCCGCCTGACCCCCGCCCGCCACAGCCACCCCCCATTCGGAGAACCCTCTTGAGACACAACGTCGTTCGGCTGCTCCTGGCCGTCCTCGTCGCCCTCGCGACCGCCCTCACCGGCCTGGGCACCCCCGCACAGGCCGCCGCGCCCGACTCCCCCGCCGTGACGTACACCAACCCGATCGCCGAGAAGCGCGCCGACCCGCACATCTTCAAGCACACCGACGGCTACTACTACTTCACCGCCACGGTCCCCGAGTACGACCGCATCGTGCTGCGCCGGGCGACGACCATCCAGGGCCTGTCGACGGCCCAGGAGGTCACCATCTGGACCAAGCACGCCGGCGGGGTCATGGGCGCGCACATCTGGGCTCCGGAGATCCACTTCATCGACGGCAAGTGGTACGTGTACTTCGCGGCCGGGGCGACGTCCGACATCTGGGCGATCCGGATGTACGTCCTGGAGGGCGCCGGCGCCAACCCGCTCACCGCGACCTGGACCGAGAAGGGCCAGATCAAGACCACGTGGGAGAGCTTCTCGCTCGACTCGACGACCTTCGTCGTGAACGGCGTCCGCTATCTCGCCTGGGCCCAGCGCAACCCGGCGGAGAACAACAACACCAGCCTGTTCATCGCGAAGATGGCCAACCCCTGGACGATCACCGGCACGCCCACGGAGATCTCCCAGCCGACCCTGTCCTGGGAGACGGTCGGCTTCAAGGTCAACGAGGGACCCGCGCTCATCCAGCACGGCGGCAAGGTCTTCATGACCTACTCGGCGAGCGCCACCGACGCCAACTACTGCCTGGGCATGCTGACCGCCTCCGCGACGGCCGACCTCACCGACCCGGCGTCCTGGACCAAGGGGTCACAGCCCGTCTTCACCACCAACGCCTCGACCTCGCAGTACGGCCCGGGCCACAACTCGTTCACGGTCTCCGAGGACGGCAGGTCCGACGTCATCGTCTACCACGACCGCAGCTACAAGGACATCTCCGGCGACCCCCTGAACGACCCCAACCGCCGCACCCGCGTGCAGAAGGTGTACTGGAAGGCCGACGGCACGCCCGACTTCGGCATCCCGGTGGCCGACGGCGTCACCCCGCAGCGCTTCTCCTCGTACAACTACGCCGACCGGTTCATCCGCCACTGGGAGTACCGCGCCAGGATCGAGGCGAACGTCAGCCCGCTCGCCGACTCGCAGTTCCGCGTGGTGCCCGGACTGGCCGGAACCGGCACGGTCTCGCTGGAGGCCGCGAACTTCCCGGGCTACTACCTGCGGCACAAGAACTTCGAGGTGTGGCTGGAGAAGAACGACGGCTCGTCGACGTTCGCCTCCGACGCCACCTTCTACCGCCGGGCGGGGCTCGCCGACTCGGCAGGCGTCAGCTACGAGTCGTACAACAACGCCGGGCGCTACATCCGCCACTACAACTACCTGCTGTACGTGCAGACGCCGAGCACGGCGACCGACCGGGGAGACGCGACGTTCTACGCCCAGTGACACTCCCGTCGACCGCCTCGTGACACTCGCTTCGAGATGACGACGGCGCTCCGACAGCCCGCGGACAGCGGGGCCGTCGGAGCGCCGCCCCATTTCCGCCGACAGGCCGACCGCGCCCCGTGTCCGGCGACGCCGTTTCCGAAACCGGATACGACGGAGCTCGGAGACTCCAGAGCTCGGAGACAACGGACGACAGGACTGCGACAACGCGCAGGTGAGAGACTATACGTTGCGTGTATACGCGTTATGTATAGTCTCGGCATGCGTTCGCTGACGAGGAAGACGAAGTTCACCCGGCCCGGGTTGCGCGGTGCCGCCATCTCGGTGGCGGCCGCGTGCCTGACGGTCACGCTCACCGGCTGCGGCGGCCTCGACACCACCCGTCCGAGCGCCGTCCGGGCCCTGCCCTCGGCCACCGCGCAGGCCGCCCGCTTCGGACCCGTCGACTGCCGTGTGGCGAAGTGCATCGCCCTCACCTTCGACGCCGGACCGAGCGAGAACTCCGCCCGGTTGCTCGACATACTCAAGGAGAGACAGGTCCCGGCGACGTTCTTCCTGTTGGGCAAGGGACACATCGACCGACACCCCGAACTCGTCAGACGCATGGCCGCCGAGGGGCACGAGGTGGCCAGCCACACCTGGGACCACAAGATCCTTACGCGGATCGAGCCGGAGAAGATACGCGAGGAACTCCAGCGACCCAACGACGAGATAGAGCGCCTCACCGGCCGTCGCCCCACCCTGATGCGTCCGCCGCAGGGCCGCACCGACGAGACGGTGCACGAGATCTGCCGCGAGCTGGGACTCGCCGAGGTGCTGTGGACGGTGACCGCCAAGGACTACACGACGACCGACCCCGCGCTGATCCAACGCCGGGTCCTCGCGCAGGCCGACCGGGACGGCATCATCCTGCTGCACGACATCTACGACGGGACGGTACCGGCGGTACCGGGGATCATCGACGCGCTGAAAGAGCGCGGATACGTTTTCGTGACGGTTCCTCAACTGCTGGCGCCCGGCGCGGCCGAGCCGGGGAAGGTCTACCGCTGACCCGAGACACCCCCACCCGTCCCACCCCCGTGGCCCGGACCGCGAACCGGCGAACCGGCGGACCGGCGGACCCGCGGACCGGCGAACCGGCGAACCGGCGGACCCGCGGACCCGCGGACCGGCGAACCGGCGAACCGGCGAACCGGCGAACCGGCGAACCGGCGGGTGATACCCCGCGGAACGGGCCGGTGTCCCTACGATCGAGAACGTGGTCATCTTCCAGGTGGAACGCACGGTCCCGCTGTCCGCGGAGGACGCCTGGCGGCGTCTGACGCAGTGGTCCCGGCACGGCGACGTGGTGCCCTTCACGCGCGTCCTCGTACTCACTCCCCCGCCGACCCGCGAGGGCACGGTCTTCGTGGCACGTTCGGGGTGCGGCCCGCTCGCCTTCGACGACCGGATGGAGGTCACCGGATGGCGGCCGCCCACCGCCGGAGAGCCGGGCCGGTGCCGGCTGGAGAAGCGCGGCCGGGTCGT
The window above is part of the Streptomyces sp. NBC_00425 genome. Proteins encoded here:
- a CDS encoding family 43 glycosylhydrolase, producing MRHNVVRLLLAVLVALATALTGLGTPAQAAAPDSPAVTYTNPIAEKRADPHIFKHTDGYYYFTATVPEYDRIVLRRATTIQGLSTAQEVTIWTKHAGGVMGAHIWAPEIHFIDGKWYVYFAAGATSDIWAIRMYVLEGAGANPLTATWTEKGQIKTTWESFSLDSTTFVVNGVRYLAWAQRNPAENNNTSLFIAKMANPWTITGTPTEISQPTLSWETVGFKVNEGPALIQHGGKVFMTYSASATDANYCLGMLTASATADLTDPASWTKGSQPVFTTNASTSQYGPGHNSFTVSEDGRSDVIVYHDRSYKDISGDPLNDPNRRTRVQKVYWKADGTPDFGIPVADGVTPQRFSSYNYADRFIRHWEYRARIEANVSPLADSQFRVVPGLAGTGTVSLEAANFPGYYLRHKNFEVWLEKNDGSSTFASDATFYRRAGLADSAGVSYESYNNAGRYIRHYNYLLYVQTPSTATDRGDATFYAQ
- a CDS encoding polysaccharide deacetylase family protein, with the translated sequence MRSLTRKTKFTRPGLRGAAISVAAACLTVTLTGCGGLDTTRPSAVRALPSATAQAARFGPVDCRVAKCIALTFDAGPSENSARLLDILKERQVPATFFLLGKGHIDRHPELVRRMAAEGHEVASHTWDHKILTRIEPEKIREELQRPNDEIERLTGRRPTLMRPPQGRTDETVHEICRELGLAEVLWTVTAKDYTTTDPALIQRRVLAQADRDGIILLHDIYDGTVPAVPGIIDALKERGYVFVTVPQLLAPGAAEPGKVYR
- a CDS encoding SRPBCC family protein → MVIFQVERTVPLSAEDAWRRLTQWSRHGDVVPFTRVLVLTPPPTREGTVFVARSGCGPLAFDDRMEVTGWRPPTAGEPGRCRLEKRGRVVLGWAEIEVRPCPGGRTRVVWREELRVRFLPSFFDPLVKASAGSVFGRAADRLLRTP